In one Candidatus Bathyarchaeia archaeon genomic region, the following are encoded:
- the rnz gene encoding ribonuclease Z, with product MEVRFLGTGGSIPTGFRTSPSVIVRREGELLMFDCGEGTQTRMAACGLGLNNPMRIFITHMHGDHVLGLPGLLMSMSLLGRRRELEIYGPPGIREFLESIGRVLGFDLKFPIGVKEVSGGEVVRGRGYRVLAECAEHGIPCNAFSLEEEARRVFLPERAMELGVPKGPLWKELQLGRAVNVNGRVVEPSQVLGEPKRGKKIVYASDTRPSKPIINLSRGADLLIHDSTFDDSRAKEAEEYGHSTASEAASVAKGAGVGALVLFHLSPMYRDPAPLLLQAKQIFPNSMVAYDSMALEL from the coding sequence TTGGAGGTCCGCTTCTTGGGGACGGGGGGAAGCATCCCGACCGGGTTCAGGACTTCGCCATCCGTTATTGTCAGGAGGGAGGGGGAATTGCTCATGTTCGATTGCGGCGAGGGAACGCAAACCCGCATGGCCGCTTGCGGGCTCGGCCTCAACAACCCAATGAGGATATTCATCACCCACATGCACGGGGATCACGTCCTCGGGCTACCGGGCCTGTTGATGAGCATGTCCCTCTTGGGAAGGAGGAGGGAGCTCGAGATCTACGGCCCTCCGGGGATCCGGGAGTTCCTAGAATCGATCGGGAGGGTCTTGGGATTCGATCTGAAGTTCCCCATTGGGGTTAAGGAGGTCTCGGGAGGTGAGGTGGTTAGGGGGAGGGGATATAGGGTCCTCGCCGAATGCGCAGAACACGGGATTCCCTGCAATGCCTTTTCGCTGGAGGAGGAGGCGAGGAGGGTTTTCTTGCCCGAGAGGGCGATGGAGCTCGGGGTCCCGAAGGGGCCGCTTTGGAAGGAGCTCCAACTTGGGAGGGCCGTTAACGTCAACGGGAGGGTCGTGGAGCCATCCCAAGTCCTAGGGGAGCCGAAGCGCGGGAAGAAGATCGTATACGCCTCCGATACAAGGCCCTCCAAGCCCATCATCAACCTATCGAGGGGCGCCGATCTCCTAATCCACGATTCGACGTTCGACGATTCGAGGGCGAAGGAGGCTGAGGAATATGGGCATTCAACCGCAAGCGAAGCCGCATCGGTGGCCAAGGGGGCCGGGGTCGGGGCCTTGGTCCTCTTCCATTTGAGCCCGATGTATCGGGACCCAGCCCCGTTGCTCCTCCAAGCCAAGCAGATATTCCCAAACTCCATGGTCGCATACGATTCCATGGCGCTGGAGCTTTAG
- a CDS encoding RNA-binding domain-containing protein → MDRIRLEVVARVNPTEDREKVGKAILNIFPNARLAEEDLGNGLTILKGSSEGFEALERLKSLIGAERIRSAAKAILSSSKIGNALEFHLHKQAAFAGRVSFSQPFGESPLGPISVRVECEDPDGLIEWLTEPAARGSEERSGLG, encoded by the coding sequence ATGGATCGGATCAGGTTAGAGGTCGTCGCGAGGGTCAACCCGACGGAGGATCGGGAAAAGGTGGGGAAGGCGATCTTGAATATATTCCCGAACGCGCGATTGGCCGAAGAGGACCTCGGGAATGGATTAACAATCCTCAAGGGATCCTCGGAGGGCTTCGAAGCGCTCGAGCGCTTGAAATCCCTCATAGGGGCCGAGAGGATAAGGAGCGCCGCCAAGGCCATTTTGTCCTCCTCCAAAATCGGGAACGCCTTGGAGTTCCATTTGCATAAGCAGGCCGCCTTCGCCGGGAGAGTCTCCTTCTCCCAGCCCTTCGGGGAATCGCCCTTGGGCCCGATATCGGTTAGGGTAGAATGCGAGGATCCGGATGGGCTGATTGAATGGCTCACTGAGCCGGCCGCCCGGGGCTCGGAGGAGCGCTCGGGGCTGGGCTAA
- the thpR gene encoding RNA 2',3'-cyclic phosphodiesterase — MRCFISVDLEDRGFMEKVGRVQQDLMEICKGLKLVEPQNLHITLRFLGEIDERIADGICKALGGMGFSPFEVELKGLGAFPKDGYANVIWIGIQGGRGELERVARDIEMRLRGLGIPPDERGFSPHLTIARVKSPGCRAKFKEFLSGSKELEFGRILVDSIRLKRSELSPRGPTYYTIYEARAR, encoded by the coding sequence TTGAGATGCTTCATCTCCGTGGACTTGGAGGATCGGGGCTTCATGGAGAAGGTGGGGAGGGTTCAACAAGACCTGATGGAGATTTGTAAAGGTTTGAAGCTCGTTGAGCCCCAAAACCTCCACATAACCCTTAGGTTCTTGGGTGAAATCGATGAGCGAATTGCCGATGGGATCTGCAAAGCTCTCGGCGGGATGGGGTTCAGCCCATTCGAGGTGGAGCTGAAGGGATTGGGAGCCTTCCCGAAGGATGGTTACGCCAACGTCATATGGATAGGGATCCAAGGGGGGAGGGGGGAGCTGGAGAGGGTCGCGAGGGATATCGAAATGCGCTTGAGGGGGCTTGGGATCCCGCCCGATGAGAGGGGCTTTTCGCCGCATTTAACGATAGCGAGGGTGAAATCCCCCGGCTGTAGGGCGAAGTTCAAGGAATTTCTCTCCGGCTCAAAGGAGTTGGAGTTCGGGAGGATCCTTGTCGATTCGATAAGGCTAAAGAGGAGCGAGCTCTCCCCCCGAGGGCCCACTTATTATACGATCTACGAGGCACGCGCCAGATGA
- the prs gene encoding ribose-phosphate diphosphokinase — MAVDGLKGIIAGPASSELGAKIASALGWRLIPLEFKTFPDGESYIRIDWGDFEGSEVVIVQSTHPPQDRHLMQLFLMADAARDAGMGVEAVVPYLAYSRQDKMFRAGEAVSVVTVCKLMRCAGIRKLFVLDVHSEEALARSGIPAKNITAMFDIGKYFLGKELRDPIVVSPDEGAKRHAEEVAGVLGCEASNFRKERDRITGEVSVTPSGARFSGRDVVLVDDMISTGGSMLKAMAAIRAEGPHRIFVACTHPLLGEGVGRRLLEAGAEEIVGTDSFPNPFEKVSVANAIAEALRSSA; from the coding sequence ATGGCGGTGGATGGCTTGAAGGGGATAATCGCGGGCCCCGCCTCCTCGGAGCTCGGGGCCAAGATAGCCTCCGCGCTGGGCTGGAGGCTCATACCTTTGGAGTTCAAAACGTTCCCGGATGGCGAATCCTATATAAGGATCGATTGGGGGGATTTCGAGGGCTCCGAGGTCGTCATAGTCCAATCGACCCATCCCCCCCAAGATAGGCATTTGATGCAATTGTTCCTGATGGCCGATGCCGCTAGGGATGCGGGGATGGGGGTGGAGGCCGTAGTTCCCTATTTGGCCTATTCTAGGCAGGATAAGATGTTCAGGGCCGGCGAGGCTGTGAGCGTTGTAACCGTATGCAAGCTGATGAGGTGCGCCGGCATTAGGAAGCTATTCGTCCTAGACGTGCATTCCGAGGAGGCCCTCGCCCGCTCGGGGATCCCTGCAAAAAATATAACGGCCATGTTCGACATAGGCAAGTATTTCCTAGGGAAGGAGTTAAGGGACCCGATCGTCGTTTCACCGGATGAAGGAGCCAAGCGCCACGCAGAGGAGGTCGCCGGCGTTCTGGGATGCGAGGCATCCAATTTCAGGAAGGAGAGGGATCGCATAACCGGCGAGGTCTCTGTAACCCCTTCCGGGGCCCGCTTCTCCGGGAGGGACGTCGTGCTCGTCGACGATATGATCTCCACCGGGGGCAGCATGCTCAAGGCGATGGCCGCGATCAGGGCTGAGGGCCCCCATAGGATTTTCGTGGCTTGTACCCATCCGCTCCTAGGCGAAGGCGTTGGGAGGAGATTATTGGAGGCGGGGGCCGAGGAGATCGTCGGAACCGATTCCTTCCCGAACCCATTCGAGAAGGTCTCAGTGGCCAACGCGATAGCGGAGGCCTTGAGGTCGAGCGCTTGA
- a CDS encoding methyltransferase domain-containing protein: MIGNLFFLLSRDHPTLPGAEVLAILQAEGLGFEILCSHPGLVRLRADLAALKAVGERSFMCKICGLELAHSDELDEAAILRACRDSDPSHFLSRGDRFAVRVRKLFGAGGHLRSPDLERSIGALIASGSGGAKVDLEGPDKLFLGIISQDGFTLGLAMAKGCAKSSAERAPRRRPFFHPSSMPPKLARCMVNLSRAKAGEAFLDPFCGAGGILLEAASIGCETIGSDIDPKMIRGARANLEHFGLPFIGLVRSDAILLPIQGVRAIATDPPYGRRASSLKRRLEGILAGFLPRARDSLAPGGHLCMAHPSSIDAASLAAEAGFDHIEGHELFVHKGLTRIVSVFRRR; the protein is encoded by the coding sequence TTGATTGGAAACCTCTTCTTCCTCCTTTCGAGGGATCATCCAACCCTGCCCGGGGCCGAGGTGTTGGCGATCCTACAAGCGGAGGGATTGGGATTCGAGATCCTCTGCTCCCATCCGGGCCTCGTGAGGTTAAGGGCGGATTTGGCGGCCCTGAAAGCCGTGGGGGAGAGGAGCTTTATGTGCAAAATCTGCGGGCTTGAGCTGGCGCATTCCGATGAGCTCGATGAGGCAGCGATCCTGAGAGCCTGCCGCGATTCCGATCCGAGCCATTTCCTGAGCCGGGGGGATAGGTTCGCCGTCAGGGTTCGGAAGCTCTTCGGCGCTGGGGGGCATTTGAGGAGTCCGGATCTGGAAAGGTCCATAGGGGCCCTCATAGCCTCCGGATCGGGTGGGGCCAAGGTCGATTTGGAAGGGCCGGATAAATTGTTCTTGGGCATAATCTCCCAAGACGGCTTCACGCTAGGGCTCGCGATGGCCAAAGGGTGCGCCAAATCCTCGGCCGAGAGGGCACCGAGGAGGAGGCCCTTCTTCCATCCATCCAGCATGCCACCCAAGTTGGCCAGGTGCATGGTCAACCTCTCGAGGGCCAAGGCCGGCGAGGCGTTCCTCGATCCCTTTTGCGGGGCGGGGGGAATACTCCTCGAGGCGGCTTCGATAGGTTGCGAAACGATCGGATCGGATATCGACCCCAAGATGATCCGCGGGGCTAGGGCCAACTTGGAGCATTTCGGCCTTCCATTCATCGGCTTGGTGCGATCCGATGCCATCCTATTGCCCATCCAAGGGGTTCGGGCTATAGCGACCGATCCCCCATATGGGAGGAGGGCCTCATCGCTCAAGAGGCGCCTCGAGGGGATCCTCGCCGGGTTCCTCCCGAGGGCGCGCGATTCGTTGGCGCCGGGCGGCCATCTTTGCATGGCGCATCCGAGTTCGATCGATGCGGCCTCGCTGGCGGCAGAGGCCGGGTTCGATCATATCGAGGGCCATGAGCTATTCGTTCATAAGGGGCTAACGAGGATCGTATCGGTCTTCAGGAGGCGTTGA
- the cca gene encoding CCA tRNA nucleotidyltransferase has protein sequence MRDVSPILEEVLPSLRPDVAEEERIMGLAKGLMKRLEEEARRSGLGIEVSLEGSVAKGTWIKGEADLDIFLMFPKGIDRETFRKTALEIGKEVLREHGPYERYSEHPYVEAKVDGVIVDIVPCYQVELGNWLTSTDRTPYHTRYVIERLGEREKDEVRLLKKFLKANGLYGADAKVKGFSGMLCETLILKYGSFASLLKGAAAWGRAEVIDVEGYYSGREEGARELFGEPLIVIDPVDRGRNLASALSEENLWKFVALARAFLEGPSRDFFFPREGSLGPRELEAELARRGSCLAVLAFGRADAVVDVVWSQLRKSEAALRRALEREGFKVYRASAWTDEESMSAIAFELEAGELPPLKLHMGPPVFRRADSERFLRKHRGAEDTVGEPWVRGDRWAVEKLRRLRRVEDALEEFLKEGGEALGIPERIAEAIRRGHSIAVNDRVSYLLEGSPKFGKFIADFLSGWPRARGGLDLGR, from the coding sequence ATGAGGGACGTCTCCCCCATCTTGGAGGAGGTCCTCCCCTCCCTCCGCCCGGATGTGGCCGAGGAGGAGAGGATAATGGGGTTGGCGAAGGGGTTGATGAAGCGCTTGGAAGAGGAGGCCCGAAGATCGGGGCTGGGCATAGAGGTGAGCCTCGAGGGCTCGGTGGCGAAGGGTACGTGGATCAAGGGGGAGGCGGATCTGGATATATTCCTGATGTTCCCGAAGGGCATCGATAGGGAAACATTTCGCAAAACAGCCTTGGAGATCGGGAAGGAGGTCCTGCGGGAGCATGGGCCATACGAGAGGTACTCGGAGCATCCCTATGTGGAAGCGAAGGTGGATGGAGTCATAGTCGACATCGTCCCATGTTATCAGGTCGAGCTTGGGAATTGGCTCACCTCAACGGATCGGACCCCATACCATACGCGGTACGTAATCGAAAGGCTCGGGGAGAGGGAGAAGGACGAGGTGAGGCTATTGAAGAAGTTCTTGAAGGCCAACGGCCTCTACGGGGCCGATGCCAAGGTCAAGGGGTTCAGCGGGATGCTTTGCGAAACCTTGATCCTGAAGTACGGCTCCTTCGCCTCCCTTTTGAAGGGCGCCGCGGCTTGGGGGAGGGCCGAGGTCATAGATGTGGAGGGCTATTATTCCGGCAGGGAGGAGGGGGCGAGGGAGCTCTTCGGGGAGCCCCTCATAGTCATCGACCCGGTCGATAGGGGCAGGAACCTCGCCTCGGCGCTATCGGAGGAGAATCTTTGGAAGTTCGTCGCCTTAGCTAGGGCGTTCCTAGAAGGGCCCTCAAGGGATTTCTTCTTCCCAAGGGAGGGATCCCTCGGCCCAAGAGAGCTTGAGGCCGAGCTCGCGAGGAGGGGCTCCTGTCTCGCGGTTTTGGCCTTCGGGAGGGCCGATGCCGTAGTGGATGTCGTTTGGAGCCAGCTGAGGAAATCCGAGGCGGCCCTTAGGCGAGCGCTTGAGAGGGAGGGGTTCAAGGTCTATAGGGCCTCCGCTTGGACCGATGAGGAATCCATGAGCGCCATAGCATTCGAGCTCGAGGCGGGGGAATTGCCGCCCTTGAAGCTCCACATGGGCCCTCCGGTCTTCAGGAGGGCCGATTCCGAGAGGTTTCTGAGGAAGCATAGGGGCGCCGAGGATACGGTCGGCGAGCCCTGGGTGAGGGGGGATAGATGGGCCGTGGAGAAGCTGAGAAGGTTGAGGAGGGTTGAGGATGCTCTCGAGGAGTTCCTGAAGGAGGGTGGAGAAGCATTGGGGATCCCAGAAAGGATTGCCGAGGCGATCCGGAGGGGGCATTCGATAGCGGTAAACGACCGAGTATCCTATCTCTTGGAGGGGAGCCCGAAGTTCGGCAAATTCATAGCCGATTTCCTAAGCGGTTGGCCTAGGGCGCGAGGAGGGCTGGACCTCGGGCGATGA
- a CDS encoding PAS domain S-box protein: MRSARGRAIKRRGRKGTIRESDFYRTIFEMTGTAMIIIEEDTTISMVNSEFTRLWGYAKEEVEGKSWTEFVAKEDLERMLEYHQRRRIDPESVPRSYEFRGIDKNGNVRDVRITISMIPGTKKSIASLLDITDLKRAEREARRAEEKYRVLVENLNDVIFSLDARGNISYISPAVERMLGYKAEELIGQHFSRWILQEDLPRVEASFKEVMEGGEARPIEFRAYDKGGGIHWLRGFGRPLMEDGRAIGLTGVASDITEKKRLEEELRRHVERLEALVEERTKELRALSASLAERLLRIRGQVEEILRLKDEVRRAPDISTGLDSILDAALNILGGDSGAVFLVDREWGVLRLRAFKSGAEGLAVKESYPLNEGFIELEAIRSGRMGSKVVGKDGASIMGTDVVHYAPIMLGEEIHGLLIIGGKGDEPLDEGDLFILHSFAELASTLFEVHSLRIAPRKEAGAYERPFGLEFGATYLIKDGVGRAFEIFLEAALSGIEGLCITREYPPKVRKRYGLERTPIVWLSDEMVEGERTVKSLQELSIMIDNFLEGGRKVILLDGIEYLIMQHGFESFMRFLYLNRSRVERRDSILIAPLLEGALDPRQVNLIEREMKPLPSS; this comes from the coding sequence TTGAGGAGCGCTCGAGGAAGAGCGATCAAGCGAAGGGGCCGAAAAGGGACAATACGGGAATCCGATTTCTATCGGACAATATTCGAAATGACCGGTACCGCCATGATAATCATAGAAGAGGATACGACCATCTCCATGGTCAACTCCGAGTTCACAAGGCTGTGGGGATACGCGAAGGAGGAGGTGGAGGGGAAGAGCTGGACGGAGTTCGTCGCCAAAGAGGACTTGGAGAGGATGCTGGAGTATCATCAAAGGAGGAGGATCGATCCCGAGTCGGTCCCGAGGAGCTATGAGTTCCGCGGGATTGATAAAAATGGCAACGTCAGGGATGTCCGCATAACAATCTCGATGATCCCCGGAACCAAGAAAAGCATCGCCTCGCTTCTGGACATAACGGATTTGAAAAGGGCCGAAAGGGAGGCGAGGAGGGCGGAGGAGAAATACAGAGTGCTGGTCGAGAACCTGAACGATGTCATCTTCAGCCTCGATGCGAGGGGAAACATTTCCTATATCAGCCCGGCCGTGGAGAGGATGTTAGGATATAAGGCGGAGGAGCTCATCGGCCAACATTTCTCGAGGTGGATCCTCCAAGAGGATCTTCCAAGGGTCGAGGCCTCATTCAAGGAGGTTATGGAGGGCGGGGAGGCGAGGCCCATCGAGTTCCGGGCCTACGATAAGGGAGGGGGGATCCACTGGCTGCGGGGCTTCGGGCGGCCGTTGATGGAGGATGGTAGGGCTATCGGTCTCACGGGAGTCGCATCGGATATCACCGAGAAGAAGCGGCTCGAGGAGGAGCTGAGGAGGCATGTGGAGCGTTTGGAGGCCCTCGTGGAAGAGCGGACCAAGGAGCTCCGAGCGCTGAGCGCGAGCTTGGCGGAGAGGCTGTTGCGCATAAGGGGCCAAGTTGAGGAGATATTGAGGCTCAAGGATGAGGTGAGGAGGGCCCCGGACATATCCACGGGCCTCGATTCGATCTTGGATGCGGCCCTCAATATCCTCGGGGGGGATTCCGGGGCCGTTTTCTTGGTTGATCGCGAATGGGGCGTTTTGAGGCTAAGGGCCTTCAAGAGCGGGGCCGAAGGGCTCGCCGTCAAGGAGAGCTATCCGCTCAACGAGGGCTTCATCGAGCTGGAGGCCATTAGGAGCGGGCGGATGGGATCTAAGGTCGTCGGCAAGGATGGCGCGAGCATCATGGGGACGGATGTCGTCCATTATGCCCCGATAATGCTGGGCGAGGAAATCCACGGCCTCCTCATCATAGGAGGCAAGGGGGACGAGCCCTTGGATGAGGGTGATCTTTTCATCCTCCATTCCTTCGCCGAGCTCGCCTCGACCTTGTTCGAGGTGCATTCGCTGAGGATTGCCCCGAGGAAGGAGGCGGGGGCGTACGAGAGGCCCTTCGGGCTAGAGTTTGGCGCGACGTATTTGATCAAGGACGGCGTTGGAAGGGCCTTCGAGATCTTCCTCGAGGCCGCCCTCAGCGGGATCGAGGGGCTTTGCATAACGCGCGAATATCCGCCGAAGGTCAGGAAGAGGTACGGTTTGGAGAGGACGCCCATCGTATGGCTTAGCGATGAGATGGTCGAGGGGGAGAGGACCGTTAAATCCCTCCAAGAGCTATCGATAATGATCGATAATTTCTTAGAGGGGGGGAGGAAGGTCATATTGCTGGATGGAATCGAGTATTTGATCATGCAACACGGATTCGAGAGCTTCATGCGCTTCCTGTACTTGAACAGGAGCAGGGTGGAGAGAAGGGATTCCATCCTAATAGCCCCGCTCTTGGAGGGGGCGTTGGACCCGAGGCAGGTGAATCTCATAGAGCGGGAGATGAAGCCGTTGCCCAGCTCCTAA
- a CDS encoding serine/threonine protein kinase, with translation MRIEIPRGLSFELHGPLLCYPKPNPFEFSKRVSEMRRLGVRALILGGPKEIGRFRILGKGCTSLVIKAEVSEGMAALKTRRLDSNRPSMAREAELLALVNRAGIGPRLMGASEDFILMEFVEGHDISSVLDRPLELGLGPDALRGALEALLFDAFKLDSLGLDHGELSRADGHVIIARDGRAFILDFESASMIRRPSNLTSLAHYLFLSRRSGGLAPILGRPDRGALIEALREYKAAPSIERFRKVMEVLGLGGGKEI, from the coding sequence GTGAGGATCGAGATACCCAGGGGCCTCTCCTTCGAGCTCCATGGCCCCTTGCTATGCTATCCCAAGCCCAATCCCTTTGAGTTCTCAAAGAGGGTTTCGGAGATGCGCCGCTTGGGAGTGAGGGCGTTGATCCTAGGTGGGCCGAAGGAGATAGGGCGGTTCCGGATCTTGGGGAAGGGATGCACCAGCTTGGTCATCAAGGCAGAGGTGTCCGAGGGGATGGCGGCCCTGAAGACAAGGAGGCTCGATTCAAATAGGCCGAGCATGGCGAGAGAGGCCGAGTTGCTGGCGCTGGTCAATCGGGCCGGGATAGGGCCGAGGTTGATGGGGGCATCGGAGGACTTCATCCTCATGGAGTTCGTGGAAGGCCATGATATATCCAGCGTATTGGATCGGCCCTTAGAGCTGGGCCTCGGCCCGGATGCGCTGAGGGGCGCCTTGGAGGCCCTCCTCTTCGATGCTTTCAAGCTGGACTCCCTCGGGCTGGATCACGGCGAGCTGAGCAGGGCGGATGGGCATGTGATAATAGCCCGGGATGGGAGGGCGTTCATATTGGATTTTGAATCGGCCAGCATGATCCGGCGGCCATCGAACCTCACATCCCTTGCCCATTACCTGTTCCTATCCCGGCGCTCGGGCGGGCTTGCGCCCATCTTGGGGCGACCGGATCGGGGGGCCTTGATCGAGGCCCTTCGGGAATACAAGGCGGCGCCATCCATCGAGCGCTTCCGAAAGGTCATGGAGGTCCTTGGCCTAGGCGGAGGAAAAGAAATATAG
- a CDS encoding AAA family ATPase: MSAKFVIATTGMPGSGKGELSRLFKGAGYPVYACGDVVRREAERRGLPSDSRSLGGLMFKLREEDGRAAVVKRLSADVESDPSRAVVVEGIRNLEEVEELRKRFEVILVAVHSPPKLRYERLLRRGREDDPKTPEEFRERDERELRVGVGDVIALADLVIRNEGSLADLEDEFRRLMGRIERWIGSG, translated from the coding sequence TTGAGCGCGAAGTTTGTGATAGCCACGACGGGGATGCCCGGCTCTGGGAAGGGCGAGCTCTCAAGGCTCTTCAAGGGGGCCGGATACCCGGTGTATGCATGCGGGGACGTCGTCCGCCGGGAGGCGGAGAGGCGGGGCCTCCCAAGTGATTCGCGATCCTTGGGCGGCCTGATGTTCAAGCTGAGGGAGGAGGATGGTCGGGCCGCCGTAGTTAAGAGGCTCTCGGCGGATGTGGAATCGGATCCCTCGAGAGCGGTCGTGGTGGAGGGGATAAGGAACTTGGAGGAGGTGGAGGAGCTCAGGAAGCGCTTCGAGGTGATCCTCGTCGCGGTCCATTCCCCGCCTAAGCTCAGATATGAAAGGCTGTTGAGGAGAGGGAGGGAGGATGATCCCAAGACCCCAGAGGAGTTCAGGGAGAGGGACGAGAGGGAGCTGAGGGTCGGCGTGGGCGATGTGATCGCGCTCGCGGATCTTGTGATCCGGAACGAGGGGAGCTTGGCGGATTTGGAGGATGAGTTCAGGAGGCTCATGGGGAGGATCGAGAGATGGATCGGATCAGGTTAG